In the Palaeococcus pacificus DY20341 genome, one interval contains:
- a CDS encoding DUF4040 domain-containing protein: MIEWVSYFIVALMIISAIFAVEWKDLLAAVVGMAAVSLFASIAFFFLQAPDVAMTEAAIGAAMSAAVFIFAIKRTQRYESEEEGTGWWVRW; encoded by the coding sequence ATGATAGAGTGGGTGTCCTATTTTATAGTCGCCCTCATGATTATATCCGCAATATTTGCCGTTGAATGGAAGGACTTGTTAGCGGCAGTTGTTGGAATGGCCGCTGTAAGCTTGTTCGCTTCAATAGCGTTCTTCTTCCTTCAAGCACCGGATGTGGCAATGACTGAAGCAGCTATAGGCGCGGCAATGAGTGCTGCCGTATTCATATTCGCAATTAAGAGGACTCAAAGGTATGAGAGCGAAGAAGAAGGCACAGGATGGTGGGTAAGATGGTGA
- a CDS encoding Na+/H+ antiporter subunit E: MGEASKISRYLYTVIVLFIIWMFLTSSLDPQELEIGLILSLIVGALTYEVFTEKGLANLHPKRVAYAIAYIPYFIWAMIMANLDVAYRVLHPKRPINPGIVEAKTVLKNDLGKLALANSITLTPGTITLDVKEDRYFIHWIDVTDESVEGASKAITEPFEKFLKVIFP; encoded by the coding sequence ATGGGAGAAGCAAGCAAAATAAGCCGCTATCTCTACACCGTAATCGTGCTTTTTATAATTTGGATGTTCTTAACAAGCAGTTTAGACCCACAGGAACTTGAAATTGGATTGATACTTTCCTTAATCGTGGGAGCGCTAACGTACGAAGTCTTCACTGAAAAGGGTCTGGCCAACCTCCATCCAAAAAGGGTTGCCTATGCCATAGCTTACATACCCTACTTCATCTGGGCTATGATTATGGCAAACCTTGATGTTGCTTACAGAGTTCTTCACCCTAAAAGGCCAATAAACCCAGGAATTGTTGAGGCAAAAACTGTTCTAAAGAACGACCTTGGAAAGCTCGCTTTGGCCAACTCAATAACTCTAACACCAGGAACGATAACGCTCGATGTTAAAGAAGATAGATACTTCATCCACTGGATCGATGTAACGGATGAGAGTGTTGAAGGTGCTTCTAAGGCAATCACAGAACCTTTTGAAAAGTTCTTGAAGGTGATATTCCCATGA
- a CDS encoding NADH-quinone oxidoreductase subunit K translates to MISVYYFGAISLILIGLYAILTKRNILKMLVGLSIMETGVNLLLISVGYVRGKSAPILSEGVSANQAVDPIPQALVLTAIVIGVATTALALSVAINLYERYKTLDVEKIRGLRG, encoded by the coding sequence ATGATTAGCGTTTACTACTTCGGTGCGATCTCGCTAATCCTAATCGGTCTCTATGCAATCTTAACGAAGAGAAACATACTGAAGATGTTAGTAGGTTTGAGCATAATGGAGACTGGAGTTAACTTGCTCCTAATAAGCGTTGGCTATGTTAGAGGAAAAAGTGCTCCAATTTTGAGCGAGGGTGTAAGTGCTAACCAAGCCGTTGACCCAATTCCTCAAGCTTTAGTTCTCACGGCAATCGTTATTGGCGTTGCTACAACTGCTTTGGCCTTGAGCGTTGCTATAAACTTGTATGAGAGATACAAGACACTCGACGTTGAAAAAATTAGGGGGTTGAGAGGATGA
- a CDS encoding Na(+)/H(+) antiporter subunit B, which yields MVKRALAIITLLLIGFWLAKGLVGVPFGEDKMLVGEYYLENVKEQTGAVNAVTAVVVNYRGFDTLGEVTVLFIASTGVGALLWRRKKERSAKSEGSVVLTAGAKMLLPFIMLFGAYIFVHGHLTPGGGFPGGATVATAFLMLYLAFKEYEIDHKVFEPLEGLAGVGYVTVGLIGLAIGGYFLFDWIWQTWQFGHENIGRLFSAGFIPIIYTLIGIKVGTELTGIVDNMIKEEPKGGGQ from the coding sequence ATGGTGAAGAGGGCTTTAGCCATAATAACACTCCTGCTCATCGGTTTTTGGCTCGCTAAGGGGCTTGTGGGAGTTCCATTTGGCGAGGATAAAATGCTGGTCGGTGAATACTATTTAGAGAACGTTAAAGAGCAAACAGGTGCTGTAAACGCTGTGACAGCTGTTGTCGTCAACTACAGAGGTTTTGATACTCTTGGAGAAGTTACCGTCTTATTCATCGCTTCAACAGGCGTTGGTGCTTTACTATGGAGAAGAAAGAAAGAGAGGAGTGCTAAGAGCGAAGGAAGCGTAGTATTAACTGCAGGGGCTAAGATGCTGTTGCCCTTCATAATGCTCTTTGGTGCATACATATTTGTCCATGGTCACTTAACCCCTGGAGGGGGATTCCCAGGCGGTGCAACGGTAGCTACAGCATTCTTAATGCTCTACTTGGCCTTTAAGGAGTATGAGATTGACCACAAGGTCTTTGAGCCACTTGAAGGACTTGCTGGTGTTGGCTACGTCACCGTTGGTCTCATAGGCTTAGCAATAGGTGGCTACTTCCTCTTCGATTGGATATGGCAAACTTGGCAGTTCGGCCACGAAAACATAGGAAGGCTCTTCAGTGCTGGTTTTATCCCAATAATCTACACACTAATTGGAATAAAGGTAGGAACTGAGCTTACGGGAATTGTTGACAACATGATTAAAGAAGAGCCCAAGGGGGGAGGGCAATGA
- a CDS encoding monovalent cation/H+ antiporter complex subunit F translates to MIGLEVYLVLIGIATLLSMYRFFKGPTTVDRLVAVDIMTTITTGLMVLFALYYKRAIFLDVALVYAVLAFLGVIAFARYLEGGL, encoded by the coding sequence ATGATAGGACTTGAAGTTTATCTCGTGCTAATAGGCATAGCGACACTCTTAAGCATGTATCGCTTTTTCAAGGGGCCAACGACAGTTGACCGCTTAGTAGCTGTTGATATCATGACCACAATAACCACGGGACTGATGGTTCTCTTTGCGCTCTACTACAAGAGGGCAATATTCCTTGATGTGGCTTTAGTCTACGCTGTGTTGGCATTCTTGGGAGTGATAGCGTTTGCAAGGTACTTGGAGGGAGGACTATGA
- the mnhG gene encoding monovalent cation/H(+) antiporter subunit G: protein MSAAAIIGEFLVLFGAIFYVLSSLGLIRMPDVYNRMQTATKSATLGSLGVIVGVGIWAISNVNSYAWLPKTIVIAVFLLLTNPISAHALIRAAYKSGIPLWERSVVDKYKEALEREGKEMKEGEQ from the coding sequence ATGAGTGCTGCTGCAATAATAGGCGAGTTTTTGGTGCTCTTCGGAGCAATATTCTATGTCCTTTCATCGCTCGGTCTCATTAGAATGCCCGATGTTTACAATAGAATGCAGACTGCTACTAAGAGCGCAACTTTAGGTTCACTCGGCGTCATAGTGGGAGTTGGCATTTGGGCTATATCCAACGTAAACAGCTACGCATGGCTTCCAAAGACCATAGTTATAGCAGTGTTTTTGCTCTTGACCAACCCAATAAGCGCTCACGCCTTGATTAGAGCAGCCTACAAGAGCGGCATTCCACTTTGGGAGAGGAGCGTAGTGGACAAGTACAAGGAGGCTTTGGAGAGAGAGGGTAAGGAGATGAAGGAGGGAGAGCAATGA
- a CDS encoding SUF-like minimal system protein SmsB produces MSETLTIKDAKAIIENQIEELAKRNKEPEWVTKLRYKGLEAFETAPYSDPVLPNLLDFIAKAEEVPISEIRSLEDLPPEMKALLDRLGISEVEQKYIAGLAVQSDTGVIYNEFLKQWEKKGLIMTSMEEAVKRFPIVKEHFMKLFSPGENKLTAYHTAVWNGGVFLYVKEGLKVPFPLHLFFLIQESSLAQAPHIVILAEKNSEVHLIEGCTSPVLVKHSLHLDMTEAYLHEGASVKLSVLQNWPEYVHTRPMTRAKIGKNAQFINTTVGLGSGKSNIANPKYWVDEGGYVELNGILLGQKDFYVDLGGEMYLQGKGARGINASKAVIMDESTVITRGIIHAQAPKTKGHISCDALLMSDKAKMETYPGLVSRVDDAELSHEAAIGKIKEEELFYLMSRGLSEEEATQLIVRGFLEPLLKDIPMEFVVEIRKIIELAVSGGM; encoded by the coding sequence ATGAGTGAAACCTTAACGATTAAAGATGCGAAGGCCATTATAGAAAACCAAATTGAGGAGCTCGCAAAAAGGAATAAAGAGCCGGAGTGGGTGACTAAGCTCAGATATAAAGGTTTGGAAGCCTTTGAGACCGCTCCTTACAGTGATCCAGTGCTTCCAAATCTACTTGACTTTATAGCCAAAGCTGAAGAAGTTCCAATTTCTGAAATTAGGAGCCTAGAGGATTTGCCACCAGAGATGAAAGCCCTTTTGGATAGATTGGGTATAAGCGAGGTCGAGCAAAAATACATCGCGGGCCTGGCGGTTCAAAGCGACACGGGTGTTATCTACAATGAGTTCTTAAAGCAGTGGGAGAAGAAAGGACTAATCATGACCTCTATGGAGGAGGCTGTGAAGAGATTTCCAATAGTCAAGGAGCACTTTATGAAGCTTTTCAGCCCTGGTGAGAACAAGCTTACAGCTTACCACACGGCCGTTTGGAACGGTGGTGTCTTCCTCTATGTTAAAGAGGGCCTCAAAGTTCCATTCCCACTTCACCTGTTCTTCCTAATCCAAGAGAGCTCCTTAGCCCAAGCACCTCACATTGTGATCCTCGCTGAGAAAAACAGTGAAGTTCACCTAATTGAAGGATGTACATCGCCCGTTTTAGTTAAGCATTCGCTTCACTTGGACATGACCGAAGCTTACCTTCATGAGGGAGCAAGTGTAAAGCTCAGTGTCCTCCAGAACTGGCCAGAGTATGTCCACACAAGACCAATGACGCGGGCTAAGATAGGAAAAAACGCCCAGTTCATAAACACCACCGTTGGTCTTGGAAGCGGAAAGTCCAACATAGCCAACCCCAAGTACTGGGTCGACGAAGGGGGTTATGTAGAGCTCAACGGCATACTTTTAGGTCAAAAAGACTTCTACGTCGATTTGGGAGGAGAGATGTACCTCCAAGGTAAGGGTGCGAGGGGAATAAATGCGAGCAAAGCTGTGATAATGGACGAGTCAACCGTGATTACGCGGGGTATCATTCATGCCCAAGCTCCAAAGACAAAAGGGCACATAAGCTGTGACGCTCTGCTCATGAGCGATAAGGCAAAGATGGAGACTTATCCCGGCCTTGTATCGAGAGTGGACGATGCCGAACTTAGCCACGAGGCTGCTATTGGTAAGATAAAGGAGGAGGAGCTTTTCTACCTAATGAGCCGCGGCTTAAGCGAAGAGGAAGCGACACAGCTTATCGTTAGGGGATTCCTTGAGCCACTCCTTAAGGACATCCCAATGGAGTTTGTTGTCGAGATAAGGAAGATAATCGAGCTGGCGGTAAGTGGAGGAATGTAA